One window of Marinomonas primoryensis genomic DNA carries:
- a CDS encoding pseudouridine synthase, with protein MRLDFYLSHVTELARKAAKIAASKGRVTVNGEVVKKANYTVQDGDKICLDDTLLAWPSEGYYLLHKPAGYVCANQDPEHPTVLDLLPSHLGQALNIVGRLDKDTTGLLLLTTDGQWLHRITSPRNACNKRYRMMLAERISDEDLKQLETGVMLNGEPQPTLPAVAERISDCDIYLTIQEGKYHQVKRMLAAVGNKVEELHRDQIGSLSLDVDLQAGEFRALTAEEVAYF; from the coding sequence TTGAGACTTGATTTTTATTTATCCCACGTGACTGAATTGGCACGTAAAGCGGCAAAAATTGCCGCGTCAAAAGGCCGTGTTACCGTAAACGGTGAGGTGGTTAAAAAGGCCAATTACACAGTACAAGACGGTGATAAAATTTGCCTAGATGACACGCTTTTGGCGTGGCCATCAGAAGGGTATTACTTACTGCATAAGCCTGCTGGTTACGTTTGCGCTAACCAAGATCCAGAGCATCCTACGGTGTTGGATTTATTACCTTCGCATTTGGGTCAAGCGCTCAATATAGTTGGCCGTTTAGACAAAGACACGACTGGCTTACTGTTGCTGACGACAGATGGACAATGGCTACATCGAATTACATCACCTCGTAATGCGTGTAACAAACGCTATCGTATGATGTTGGCCGAGCGAATCAGTGACGAAGATTTAAAGCAATTGGAAACGGGTGTCATGCTGAATGGCGAGCCGCAACCAACGTTACCTGCTGTTGCTGAACGCATTAGCGACTGTGATATTTATCTTACGATTCAAGAAGGTAAATATCATCAAGTGAAACGGATGCTGGCCGCCGTAGGTAATAAAGTGGAAGAGCTTCATCGTGACCAGATTGGTTCTCTTTCACTTGATGTTGATTTGCAAGCGGGTGAATTCCGTGCCTTGACGGCAGAAGAAGTTGCTTACTTTTAG
- a CDS encoding GNAT family N-acetyltransferase, with translation MELLKVDNLNPYLEDLVELLCDAVDSGAPIGFLPPMSESEAKAYWLMVNDDLQENARQVLLIREDDKVVGSVQIAMSPKANALHRCDVEKLMVHTQAREHGLGGMLMQGVERVAASMQRQLLMLEVRSDDIAHDMYVNMGYIPFGEVPGYSRSANGMLHNATFFFKEIETTHEVFS, from the coding sequence GTGGAGTTACTTAAAGTAGACAACCTTAACCCCTACTTAGAAGATCTTGTCGAGCTATTGTGTGACGCTGTTGACTCAGGCGCGCCAATTGGTTTTTTACCACCAATGAGCGAATCAGAAGCGAAAGCGTATTGGCTAATGGTGAATGATGATTTACAAGAGAATGCCCGCCAAGTGTTATTAATTCGTGAAGACGATAAAGTGGTTGGTAGCGTCCAAATTGCTATGTCACCAAAAGCCAATGCATTGCACCGTTGCGATGTTGAAAAGCTGATGGTTCATACTCAAGCAAGAGAACATGGTTTGGGCGGTATGTTGATGCAAGGTGTTGAACGTGTGGCGGCGTCGATGCAAAGGCAGCTGCTAATGCTTGAAGTAAGAAGCGATGATATTGCTCACGACATGTATGTTAATATGGGCTATATTCCATTTGGCGAAGTGCCCGGATACTCTCGCAGTGCGAACGGTATGCTGCATAATGCGACATTCTTCTTCAAAGAAATTGAAACCACCCACGAAGTATTTTCTTAA
- a CDS encoding YitT family protein translates to MSTAEIPKVKKHTRLEDAQAVILGTLIIALGVNLFTHAGLLTGGSAGLAFLIQYSTSLTFGQAFFLINIPFYLLAVIHFGWEFTIKTFLAVFCLSVFSDVTPMLVTFDQVNPIYASVAGGFLMGVGFLMLFRHNASLGGLNILARYLSEKYGISMGKFQMIIDCMIVLLSVFVVDYTLIIISFVGAIALNMIIAVNHKPGRYMGNV, encoded by the coding sequence ATGTCGACAGCAGAGATACCAAAGGTAAAAAAACACACGCGTCTTGAAGATGCCCAAGCTGTCATTCTTGGTACCTTGATCATTGCGTTAGGTGTCAACCTTTTTACCCATGCGGGGTTATTAACAGGAGGTTCGGCCGGCTTAGCTTTTTTAATTCAGTACTCGACCTCGCTGACCTTTGGTCAGGCATTTTTCTTGATTAATATTCCTTTCTATTTATTGGCGGTTATTCACTTTGGTTGGGAATTTACTATAAAAACGTTTCTTGCCGTATTTTGCCTTTCTGTTTTTTCTGATGTGACTCCTATGTTAGTCACCTTTGATCAGGTAAATCCGATTTATGCCAGTGTGGCGGGTGGCTTCTTGATGGGGGTTGGTTTTTTAATGCTGTTTCGTCATAACGCCAGTTTAGGCGGACTGAATATCCTAGCGCGTTACCTTTCCGAAAAATATGGCATTTCTATGGGGAAATTCCAAATGATCATTGACTGCATGATTGTGCTTTTATCCGTTTTCGTGGTGGATTATACCTTGATCATTATCTCATTTGTGGGGGCCATTGCGTTGAATATGATTATTGCTGTTAATCATAAACCAGGTCGTTATATGGGTAATGTTTAG
- a CDS encoding S24 family peptidase, protein MSILIATLWKDVDMFHLIKVQGESMSPSLCSGDFVFTSRWYKKLNTGHLVVVDHALYGYIVKKILHIAPDGQLWLGGESNKSLQSERIGWVSSRRVVGKVIGRICAP, encoded by the coding sequence ATCAGTATTTTAATTGCGACACTGTGGAAGGATGTCGATATGTTTCACTTAATCAAAGTCCAAGGGGAAAGCATGTCTCCTAGTTTATGTAGTGGAGACTTTGTGTTTACTAGTCGATGGTATAAAAAACTCAACACGGGTCACCTTGTTGTTGTCGATCATGCATTGTACGGATACATTGTTAAAAAAATTCTGCATATTGCGCCAGATGGACAGCTTTGGTTAGGTGGTGAAAGTAACAAGAGTTTGCAATCAGAACGTATAGGTTGGGTATCTTCTCGGCGAGTTGTTGGTAAGGTCATAGGTCGTATTTGTGCTCCTTAA
- the sodN gene encoding superoxide dismutase, Ni produces the protein MMHSVIKILDKVIHFKTAQAHCDIPCKIYDPATAQLAALTCVRLMDLIKEIEDKGTLSVADYAQVSRLVGEKESASTEVKDAIGIIWGDYFKAPQFELVSNAHNLTHSIMLQASKCKQGIDRAEGEKLVDLVNDFAEAFWLTKEVLTYRASCPYPPMLEMVYPDLKG, from the coding sequence ATGATGCATAGTGTGATCAAAATTCTAGATAAAGTAATTCATTTTAAAACCGCCCAAGCTCATTGCGATATACCCTGTAAAATTTACGATCCAGCAACGGCTCAACTGGCAGCGTTAACTTGTGTGCGTTTAATGGATTTAATTAAAGAAATTGAAGACAAAGGGACTTTGAGCGTGGCGGATTACGCACAGGTTTCTCGTTTAGTGGGTGAAAAAGAATCTGCCAGTACGGAGGTTAAAGACGCTATTGGTATTATTTGGGGGGATTATTTTAAAGCGCCGCAGTTTGAGTTGGTATCGAATGCGCATAATTTAACTCACAGTATTATGTTGCAAGCATCAAAATGCAAACAAGGTATCGACCGAGCGGAAGGTGAGAAACTGGTTGATTTGGTGAATGACTTTGCGGAAGCTTTTTGGTTAACAAAAGAAGTGCTGACTTACCGTGCGTCATGCCCTTATCCACCGATGTTGGAAATGGTTTACCCTGATTTAAAGGGCTGA
- a CDS encoding tetratricopeptide repeat protein, translating to MQNWERLTRQANRAYSNHAFSDAVELNQQALTQAEMSFDDDFYRDAESAVAAAAVSFLNIAESYTALGDFVSANTQYENAVNFLQAIIVRPDLDGEQRGLIMRTATHIRFEWELFSQSYSKHVSTQSKVLMQALSNAVSSSETMVHH from the coding sequence ATGCAGAACTGGGAGCGTTTAACAAGACAAGCCAATAGAGCCTATTCAAATCATGCGTTTTCGGATGCCGTTGAGTTAAATCAACAGGCATTAACGCAAGCTGAAATGTCATTCGATGATGACTTTTATCGAGATGCTGAGTCGGCCGTTGCTGCGGCCGCAGTAAGCTTTTTAAATATTGCGGAATCTTATACGGCGCTGGGCGATTTCGTTTCTGCGAATACTCAATATGAAAATGCGGTCAATTTTCTACAGGCCATTATTGTTCGTCCTGATCTAGACGGCGAGCAAAGGGGGCTTATTATGAGAACGGCGACACACATTCGTTTTGAGTGGGAGTTGTTTTCTCAAAGTTATAGTAAGCATGTATCAACTCAGAGCAAAGTCTTGATGCAAGCCTTGTCTAATGCTGTTTCTAGTTCAGAAACCATGGTTCACCATTAA
- a CDS encoding endonuclease/exonuclease/phosphatase family protein, with translation MVVRFASYNTALSRPHSGALLAALKSGKDKQVLATIALLQEVHPDIILLNEVDFDASGETVTLLQALLSQSSSTRTGLDYPFFFCQPVNTGMPSGRDFDKDGDATDKGADALGFGDFPGQYGMLLLSRFPIDHLASRTFQHFLWRDMPNAHLPKCTCGDAWFDDEDLAVLPFSSKSHWDVAIKVNGQVLRCLCSHPTPPVFDGAERRNFCRNQDEINFWSDYLSKASYMIDDQGRRGGFENGDFVLLGDLNASPYEGDSDRTAIQNLLAHPTMSAIGFPNSIGGVEHSPNANVKHSAYHTAVWHMQADYVRPSRLLETVGQAVFWPDSRDNQHSLLNNTSDHRLVYLDVIIKP, from the coding sequence ATGGTAGTTCGCTTTGCGAGCTACAATACCGCACTGAGCCGACCCCATTCGGGGGCACTTTTGGCGGCACTCAAGTCCGGAAAGGACAAACAAGTGCTCGCCACCATCGCGTTATTACAAGAAGTACACCCCGACATTATCTTGCTAAATGAGGTCGATTTTGACGCCTCAGGCGAGACCGTTACGCTTTTACAGGCCTTGCTAAGTCAGTCTTCTTCAACTCGCACAGGGTTGGACTATCCCTTTTTCTTTTGTCAGCCCGTTAATACTGGAATGCCTTCTGGTCGAGATTTTGACAAAGACGGGGACGCGACTGATAAAGGCGCTGACGCGTTAGGCTTTGGTGATTTTCCAGGTCAATACGGTATGCTGTTGTTATCACGCTTCCCGATTGATCACTTGGCTTCTCGTACTTTTCAACATTTCTTATGGCGCGATATGCCAAACGCACACTTACCAAAGTGCACTTGTGGAGACGCTTGGTTTGATGACGAAGATTTGGCCGTGTTGCCTTTCTCATCAAAATCTCATTGGGATGTGGCGATAAAAGTGAATGGTCAAGTGCTGCGTTGTTTGTGCTCTCATCCAACGCCTCCTGTCTTTGATGGTGCCGAACGCCGAAATTTTTGTCGTAATCAAGATGAGATCAATTTTTGGTCAGACTATCTTTCAAAAGCGTCTTATATGATCGACGATCAGGGACGCCGAGGTGGGTTTGAAAACGGTGATTTTGTATTACTAGGGGATTTGAATGCTTCTCCTTATGAAGGTGATTCTGATCGGACCGCGATCCAAAATTTACTGGCGCATCCCACCATGTCAGCAATCGGTTTTCCAAACAGTATTGGTGGAGTTGAACATTCACCAAATGCCAATGTAAAGCACAGTGCTTATCATACTGCTGTGTGGCATATGCAGGCAGATTACGTCAGGCCTAGTCGCTTACTTGAAACGGTGGGGCAGGCCGTATTTTGGCCTGACTCTCGTGACAATCAACACTCTCTTCTTAACAACACTTCAGACCATCGTCTTGTTTATCTAGATGTAATCATCAAGCCTTAA
- the cobO gene encoding cob(I)yrinic acid a,c-diamide adenosyltransferase, with the protein MTEQSNTKQSEQETLDKNEARLLKKKAVVDQRIAAATEERGVTILLTGNGKGKSSSAFGTMARALGHGQKSAVIQFIKGRKATGEQLFFGTHPLVDFHVMGHGFTWETRNPELEKEAAEQAWALAKDVLSDSSVHFVLLDEITYMYKYGYLNEDDLIAALAARPTHQNVMMTGRTAPRALLDSVDTHSKIANERHAFANGVKAQVGIEW; encoded by the coding sequence ATGACGGAACAATCGAACACTAAGCAGTCTGAACAAGAAACTTTAGACAAAAATGAAGCGCGCTTATTAAAAAAGAAAGCCGTTGTTGATCAGCGTATCGCGGCTGCAACAGAAGAGCGCGGCGTGACTATTTTGCTTACTGGCAATGGTAAAGGTAAGAGTTCTAGTGCATTTGGTACTATGGCGCGCGCTTTGGGTCATGGTCAAAAAAGCGCGGTCATTCAGTTTATCAAAGGTCGCAAAGCCACTGGGGAACAATTATTTTTTGGTACGCATCCGTTGGTCGACTTTCATGTTATGGGGCATGGCTTTACGTGGGAAACACGTAACCCTGAGTTGGAAAAAGAAGCCGCAGAGCAAGCTTGGGCGTTGGCAAAGGATGTATTGTCAGATTCAAGCGTGCATTTTGTCTTGCTGGATGAAATCACTTATATGTACAAATATGGTTATCTTAATGAAGATGATTTGATTGCTGCGCTGGCTGCTCGTCCAACACATCAAAATGTGATGATGACGGGGCGCACAGCGCCAAGGGCGTTATTAGACAGCGTCGATACGCACAGTAAAATAGCAAATGAACGTCATGCCTTTGCTAATGGTGTCAAAGCGCAAGTGGGTATTGAATGGTAG
- a CDS encoding trimeric intracellular cation channel family protein: MLLYFLGMFGIAAFAITGVISSGKKDMDLFSVVFLGMVTSLGGGTIRDTVLSVEAVYWVKDTSYLWVAFLSSVLAFFTVRFIDDKKAVFHYADSFGLALFTVVATEKVLNLGFSPMIAITMGIITGVAGGIIRDVLSHRPPLVLGREFYATPAFLGALLLVLLEKNIPVHEFNSIYAVALVFILRVFAIHKDLYYPSWLLYKKR; encoded by the coding sequence ATGTTACTATATTTTTTGGGTATGTTTGGGATAGCTGCGTTTGCTATCACCGGGGTTATTTCGTCTGGTAAAAAAGACATGGATCTTTTTAGCGTGGTGTTTCTGGGGATGGTGACGTCTCTGGGTGGCGGTACGATACGAGACACTGTGCTATCGGTTGAGGCTGTGTATTGGGTAAAAGATACATCGTACCTGTGGGTGGCTTTTTTGTCTTCAGTACTGGCCTTTTTTACCGTGCGATTTATTGATGACAAAAAAGCCGTTTTTCATTATGCCGACTCGTTTGGTTTAGCCTTGTTTACTGTGGTAGCGACGGAAAAGGTCTTGAATCTAGGTTTTTCGCCAATGATTGCCATCACCATGGGTATTATTACCGGTGTGGCGGGAGGCATTATTCGTGATGTATTAAGCCACCGTCCGCCTTTGGTATTAGGTCGAGAGTTTTATGCAACGCCGGCTTTTTTAGGGGCTTTGTTATTAGTACTACTTGAAAAAAATATACCGGTACATGAGTTTAACTCGATTTACGCTGTGGCTTTAGTCTTTATACTAAGGGTGTTTGCGATACATAAAGACTTATATTACCCAAGCTGGTTACTCTACAAAAAGAGATAG
- the cobC gene encoding alpha-ribazole phosphatase family protein, with product MKLYLIRHPRPDVKKGLCYGDMDVPLAEGWEAGAHALKKALSIKFDTPSSISYHSPLSRAARLADFITEGRSVSVDALKELDFGDWEGLCWQDIPKSEIDCWADDIVHATPYNGESLQVVADRVWQWWLSVRETSAEHVVVTAHSGVIKVFVSLLCQWPLAQCHRIDVGFSSLTEFSVQGDFVVLKRLGAGDWVSA from the coding sequence GTGAAGCTGTATCTGATACGCCATCCACGGCCGGATGTGAAAAAAGGTTTGTGCTATGGCGACATGGATGTGCCTCTTGCCGAAGGCTGGGAAGCTGGCGCTCATGCGTTAAAAAAGGCCTTATCGATCAAGTTTGATACGCCCTCTAGTATTAGTTATCACAGCCCATTGAGTCGCGCCGCGAGACTGGCGGATTTTATTACTGAGGGTCGTTCTGTGTCAGTTGATGCGTTAAAGGAATTGGATTTTGGGGATTGGGAAGGCTTGTGTTGGCAAGACATTCCAAAGTCTGAAATTGATTGTTGGGCGGACGATATTGTTCACGCCACGCCGTATAATGGCGAATCGTTACAGGTTGTAGCGGATCGTGTTTGGCAATGGTGGTTGTCGGTCAGAGAGACCTCTGCCGAGCACGTCGTAGTGACGGCGCATTCAGGTGTCATAAAAGTGTTCGTCAGCTTGCTTTGCCAATGGCCTTTGGCTCAATGTCACCGTATTGATGTGGGGTTCAGTAGTTTGACTGAATTTTCAGTCCAAGGCGATTTTGTGGTATTAAAGCGTTTGGGTGCTGGTGACTGGGTTTCTGCTTAG
- a CDS encoding adenosylcobinamide-GDP ribazoletransferase — translation MSPYWQGFKRSLVTYTRIPLKVDWSDDIKHTPAVCFLPWIGVVVALLSAWPLWFDWSSPLQALLMLLTSVLLTGGFHEDGLMDSCDGLVGGWDKEQRLSIMKDSRIGSYAALSIWFSLSLKWLLLSELLAIIPASFLGFIYTLAAWCAVHVMARVIPLVLMNSLDYVTVEQSKASSMIATLTSSQWGIALAPCLLFGLLAFNVFDLIITLMFAAGLVFLLRVYLRKKIEGFNGDTLGAGEQIGEIFIILCLLVSYS, via the coding sequence ATGAGTCCTTATTGGCAAGGCTTTAAACGAAGCCTTGTTACCTATACTCGAATTCCATTAAAAGTGGATTGGAGCGATGACATAAAGCACACCCCAGCGGTGTGCTTTTTACCATGGATTGGTGTAGTTGTTGCCTTACTAAGCGCTTGGCCGTTGTGGTTTGATTGGTCTTCGCCTTTGCAGGCGTTACTGATGTTACTGACATCGGTATTGCTGACCGGTGGGTTTCATGAAGATGGCCTGATGGACAGTTGTGATGGTTTGGTTGGCGGCTGGGACAAAGAGCAGCGCTTGTCGATCATGAAAGATTCGCGTATCGGCAGCTACGCGGCCTTGTCTATTTGGTTTTCTCTGTCGCTAAAGTGGCTGTTGCTTAGTGAACTTTTGGCTATTATCCCCGCGTCTTTTTTAGGTTTTATTTATACCTTGGCTGCTTGGTGTGCTGTGCATGTGATGGCCAGAGTGATACCGCTTGTACTGATGAACAGTTTAGATTATGTGACGGTGGAGCAAAGTAAAGCGTCCAGTATGATTGCAACATTGACCTCGAGTCAGTGGGGCATCGCATTGGCACCTTGTCTACTTTTTGGTTTGTTGGCGTTTAATGTCTTTGACTTAATCATCACGCTGATGTTTGCCGCTGGTTTAGTCTTTTTGTTGCGTGTTTATTTACGTAAGAAAATAGAGGGGTTTAATGGCGATACCTTGGGGGCTGGTGAGCAAATTGGTGAGATTTTTATCATCTTATGTTTGCTGGTGTCTTATTCGTGA
- the cobT gene encoding nicotinate-nucleotide--dimethylbenzimidazole phosphoribosyltransferase has translation MFKQFTIQAPLTAIEAELQQKIDGKTKPLGALGELENIAFQLGRIQQTSTPNVSNAKMVVFAADHGVVAQGISLFPQEVTPQMVMNFLMGGAAVSVFCEQHHVPLRVVDVGVNAELDEHPLLGDRKVAFASKDFSQEAAMSAEQVAQSIQAGVDEADLAIDDGANLLMFGEMGIGNTCVSSCMMTALIGVSATDSTGRGTGLDSAGVSHKAQIIEQSLRRAELATGQVMSEWSAQTLAEQVGGFEILAMAGAMLQSAQRQTAFVVDGFICSVALLFAQKVVPNVREYAIFAHQSNEKAHKMLLSHLSAEPILSLDLRLGEGSGAILAYPLIKSACIFLKNMASFESAGVSDSK, from the coding sequence GTGTTTAAGCAGTTTACTATTCAAGCGCCATTAACTGCGATTGAAGCCGAATTACAGCAGAAAATTGATGGCAAAACCAAACCCTTAGGGGCGTTGGGTGAATTGGAAAATATCGCTTTTCAGCTGGGTCGTATTCAGCAAACGTCCACACCTAATGTGTCGAACGCTAAGATGGTCGTTTTTGCGGCAGATCATGGCGTGGTGGCTCAAGGTATCAGTTTGTTTCCTCAGGAAGTTACACCGCAAATGGTGATGAATTTCTTGATGGGCGGTGCGGCGGTCAGTGTGTTTTGTGAACAGCATCATGTGCCTTTACGAGTGGTCGATGTAGGTGTGAATGCGGAGCTTGATGAACATCCATTATTGGGTGATCGCAAGGTCGCGTTTGCTTCCAAAGATTTCAGCCAAGAGGCGGCCATGTCCGCTGAACAGGTTGCACAATCGATACAAGCCGGTGTCGACGAAGCGGATCTTGCTATTGATGATGGTGCGAATTTGTTGATGTTTGGTGAGATGGGCATAGGTAATACCTGTGTCTCTTCTTGCATGATGACGGCGCTAATAGGCGTTAGCGCGACGGACAGTACAGGACGTGGGACCGGATTAGATTCTGCTGGTGTGTCTCATAAAGCGCAGATAATCGAGCAGTCATTACGTCGTGCAGAACTCGCAACCGGTCAAGTAATGTCTGAGTGGAGTGCGCAAACGCTGGCAGAACAAGTTGGTGGTTTTGAAATTCTGGCGATGGCTGGCGCTATGTTGCAATCAGCACAACGTCAGACAGCGTTTGTTGTTGATGGTTTTATTTGCTCTGTTGCTTTGTTGTTTGCTCAAAAAGTAGTACCTAATGTGCGCGAATACGCCATTTTTGCTCATCAGTCGAATGAGAAAGCACATAAAATGTTGTTGAGTCACTTAAGCGCGGAACCCATTTTGTCCTTGGATTTACGCTTGGGGGAAGGTTCTGGTGCAATTCTAGCGTATCCCCTTATTAAGAGTGCCTGTATTTTTCTGAAAAACATGGCGAGCTTTGAAAGTGCAGGCGTTAGCGATTCTAAATAA
- the rlmB gene encoding 23S rRNA (guanosine(2251)-2'-O)-methyltransferase RlmB, producing the protein MSDLEWIFGIHAVENALTQQPERVKEVRFQEGRDDKKNQRLVQLCKTSKVNYSVVPRKELDQLFTKNKDRVVHQGVVAYTTMTKAGNEADLHTLVAGLDETPLIIILDGVTDPHNLGACLRSADAAGAHAVVMPKDNSAPLNATVSKVACGAAESMPVYAVTNLARTMKKLQDQGVWIFGTAGEATQTIYEQDLSIPTAIVMGAEGDGMRRLTREQCDYLVKLPMAGVVSSLNVSVATGICLFEAVRQRAVKAKG; encoded by the coding sequence ATGTCAGATTTAGAATGGATATTCGGCATTCATGCCGTGGAAAACGCGTTGACCCAACAGCCAGAGCGTGTGAAAGAAGTGCGCTTTCAAGAAGGTCGTGACGATAAGAAAAATCAGCGATTGGTACAGCTTTGTAAAACCAGCAAAGTGAACTACAGCGTGGTGCCTCGTAAAGAGTTAGACCAGTTGTTCACTAAGAACAAAGACCGTGTCGTACACCAAGGTGTAGTGGCTTATACCACGATGACGAAAGCGGGTAACGAAGCTGACTTACATACCCTTGTTGCTGGTTTGGATGAAACACCTCTGATTATCATTTTGGATGGTGTGACCGATCCGCATAACTTAGGCGCTTGTTTACGAAGTGCCGATGCGGCGGGTGCTCATGCGGTAGTGATGCCAAAAGACAACTCAGCACCATTAAATGCCACGGTAAGCAAAGTAGCCTGTGGTGCAGCGGAAAGCATGCCTGTTTATGCGGTTACCAACCTTGCTCGTACGATGAAAAAGTTACAAGACCAAGGTGTTTGGATCTTTGGTACGGCAGGTGAAGCGACACAAACGATTTACGAGCAAGACTTGTCCATTCCTACGGCGATTGTGATGGGCGCGGAAGGCGACGGCATGCGTCGCTTAACTCGCGAGCAATGCGATTATTTGGTGAAATTGCCAATGGCTGGTGTGGTTTCTAGTTTGAATGTGTCGGTAGCGACTGGCATTTGCTTGTTCGAAGCCGTACGTCAGCGTGCTGTCAAAGCAAAAGGGTAA